One genomic window of Azospirillum sp. TSH100 includes the following:
- a CDS encoding EAL domain-containing protein, translating into MAFQPIVDVANGGVWAHEALVRGTQGQGAGWVLGQVTDATRYAFDQSCRIKAIELASSLPMNGARLSINFLPNAVYKAEACIRATLAAAGRTGFPTDRIIFEVTENERVVDHDHLKSIFNEYKRQGFLTAIDDFGSGYSGLNLLAEFQPDIIKLDMELTRNIDTERARRSIVKAILLVCEDLGITPIAEGIETAEEAKTLRDLGVNLMQGYLFAKPAFEAVVTNPELTMLAA; encoded by the coding sequence ATGGCATTCCAGCCGATCGTCGATGTCGCCAACGGCGGCGTCTGGGCGCATGAGGCCCTGGTGCGCGGGACGCAGGGCCAAGGAGCCGGCTGGGTTTTGGGTCAGGTTACCGACGCCACCCGCTATGCCTTCGACCAGTCCTGCCGCATCAAGGCCATCGAACTGGCTTCATCCCTGCCGATGAACGGCGCCCGCCTGTCGATCAACTTCCTGCCGAACGCCGTCTACAAGGCGGAGGCCTGCATCCGCGCGACGCTGGCCGCCGCCGGTCGCACCGGATTTCCCACCGACCGCATCATCTTCGAGGTGACGGAGAACGAGCGGGTGGTGGACCACGACCACCTGAAAAGCATCTTCAACGAGTACAAGCGCCAGGGCTTCCTGACCGCCATCGACGATTTCGGCTCCGGCTATTCCGGATTGAACCTGCTGGCCGAATTCCAGCCCGACATCATCAAGCTGGACATGGAACTGACCCGCAACATCGACACCGAGCGGGCACGGCGCAGCATCGTCAAGGCCATCCTGCTGGTTTGCGAGGATCTCGGCATCACTCCCATCGCCGAAGGGATCGAGACGGCCGAGGAAGCCAAGACTCTGCGCGATCTGGGTGTGAACCTGATGCAGGGCTACCTGTTCGCCAAGCCGGCCTTTGAAGCGGTGGTGACCAATCCGGAACTGACGATGCTGGCGGCCTGA